One Primulina huaijiensis isolate GDHJ02 chromosome 5, ASM1229523v2, whole genome shotgun sequence DNA segment encodes these proteins:
- the LOC140977524 gene encoding uncharacterized protein, with product MGHQCCNKQRVKRGLWSPEEDEKLVAHITKHGHACWSSIPRLAGLQRCGKSCRLRWINYLRPDLKRGSFTEQEETTIIDVHRILGNRWAQIAKHLPGRTDNEVKNFWNSCIKKKLIARGFDPNTHNLLSSSSNSTTANSKSRYPQQPYNNYSDPNTRSSSCSDFTKDTPSTAKFIVSNEQQHPSRFTQLFSCGASTTTNTNTNNATTSAADCMLYYSKSDPPFEILNIDHNINTDDWDHHRSDINAESTFHKQAADQDYDPIKLQPHQQNDISEPLSGNLEDHNCRNITALFDFEFIDSLPLPSPLLYNGCSVNSMDDQVAWDYMPS from the exons ATGGGTCATCAGTGTTGCAATAAACAGAGAGTCAAGAGGGGACTATGGTCTCCCGAAGAGGACGAAAAGCTAGTCGCGCATATCACTAAACACGGCCATGCTTGCTGGAGTTCGATTCCAAGATTAGCGG GGTTGCAAAGGTGCGGGAAGAGTTGCAGGTTGAGGTGGATAAATTACCTGAGACCCGACCTCAAGAGAGGATCCTTCACCGAGCAAGAGGAAACAACAATCATAGATGTGCACAGGATCTTAGGCAACAGATGGGCTCAAATAGCAAAGCACTTGCCCGGCAGGACCGACAACGAAGTTAAGAATTTCTGGAATTCTTGCATCAAGAAAAAGCTCATTGCTCGAGGCTTTGATCCCAACACACACAATCTCCTCTCGTCTTCTTCTAATTCTACTACTGCTAATAGTAAAAGTCGATATCCTCAACAACCTTACAACAATTATTCCGATCCTAATACAAGATCAAGCTCGTGTTCTGACTTCACAAAGGATACTCCTTCTACTGCAAAATTTATAGTATCCAATGAGCAGCAGCACCCATCAAGATTTACCCAGCTCTTCTCGTGTGGTGCCAGTACTACTACTaatactaatactaataatGCTACTACTTCTGCCGCTGACTGTATGTTGTACTACTCCAAATCAGATCCACCCTTTGAAATCTTGAATATTGACCACAACATTAACACTGATGATTGGGATCATCATCGTAGCGACATTAACGCCGAGTCGACATTCCATAAACAGGCAGCAGATCAAGATTATGACCCAATAAAGTTGCAACCGCATCAGCAAAACGATATTTCTGAACCTCTCTCTGGAAATCTTGAGGATCATAACTGCAGGAATATTACTGCATTATTCGATTTTGAGTTCATTGATTCTTTGCCATTGCCTTCTCCTCTACTATACAATGGTTGTAGTGTAAACTCTATGGACGATCAGGTTGCTTGGGACTACATGCCTAGCTAA
- the LOC140976529 gene encoding transcription factor HEC1-like, with protein sequence MDISHHKLRNSNTWEPYNVMAIEDQALPLHLQDHQTLFDNNHTQWSGYPAILQETSNNSPTSQFLAAPSFIGVDQYANFKLEVDQESEELEEELGAMKEMMFKIAAMQPVDIDPATIRKPKRRNVRISEDPQSVAARHRRERISEKIRILQRLVPGGTKMDTASMLDEAIRYVKFLKRQIRLLQGGGSHHQQPCTALTDTAAATSTDVDWVALGGTSSYMFGGNNSDHGGGEEHHPMCYNPKFIGQ encoded by the coding sequence ATGGATATAAGCCATCATAAATTGAGAAACTCTAACACTTGGGAGCCATACAACGTGATGGCAATAGAAGATCAAGCCCTTCCCCTTCATCTTCAAGATCACCAAACCCTTTTTGATAATAATCACACACAATGGTCAGGTTATCCTGCGATTCTCCAAGAAACGTCAAATAATTCGCCAACAAGCCAGTTTTTAGCTGCTCCGAGTTTTATCGGGGTCGACCAGTATGCGAATTTCAAGCTAGAAGTAGATCAAGAATCTGAAGAGCTAGAAGAAGAACTAGGAGCCATGAAAGAAATGATGTTCAAGATTGCAGCAATGCAGCCAGTCGACATCGACCCGGCCACGATCCGTAAACCTAAAAGGCGCAACGTTCGAATCAGCGAAGACCCGCAAAGCGTCGCGGCTCGTCACCGCCGTGAGAGGATCAGCGAGAAGATCCGAATCTTGCAGAGACTTGTGCCCGGTGGGACTAAAATGGACACTGCTTCAATGCTGGATGAAGCTATTCGATATGTTAAGTTCTTGAAAAGACAAATCAGGCTCCTCCAAGGTGGTGGAAGCCACCATCAGCAACCGTGCACGGCGCTCACCGACACCGCCGCTGCTACTTCGACGGACGTAGACTGGGTGGCGCTAGGAGGAACATCCTCGTATATGTTTGGAGGTAATAATAGTGATCATGGGGGAGGTGAGGAGCATCATCCCATGTGTTATAACCCTAAGTTTATTGgtcaataa